One segment of Falco biarmicus isolate bFalBia1 chromosome 12, bFalBia1.pri, whole genome shotgun sequence DNA contains the following:
- the BFSP1 gene encoding filensin, whose amino-acid sequence MYRSSFLREVRKEKYERSDAYDELRGSPEFDSLAQARGLENLQELNERFASYINRARVLEQRNTILRKQLETFQRMDELVGLDEAFAGQIEFNRQRMRELASDRAKLEREEKDAQRMLDEYRNKYRNEREYQQKLKETLERLNKEADEALLCNLELQIESQFLQDDINATKDRYKKNLMEIQTYVNVLQQIIQTTPRVSPITTGICEEKLIAERRIPVLQSQLEEYKSILCQLQAQKYKLQTETTMLEQAIKNTQESYDDEIQLYNEQIENLRKGIEEAERTLEKYTTDCRQLVIYQQSLENELERYKRIIENEDSRLNSAIAGTPVTLFTQIYRPVQPPASRGRDITQAVQDIASVKPRQKALTKKIARKKELMSKDITDGLSPERMYERTLEGFDQDPLEFRHEGSVTCESRQEGLELEKEAGPEDVPDGARISKAFDKLCNIVREKIRVCKRPEPKPDTHPKGRYVLVTGEEGYEEPCILAPSIPAGGGITVSTGNGKVMNGGDVEPIPELPEPAEPSEKEKGAIYERREEFELQEEEKEDVLEWGKKARGKIEQITTYPDISEPETVPSPGLVSPTEPGVLREAEYDREDKQGLLFREAGLPGSMSYEKVEVVESIEKFSDDRIQTYEETAMIVETMIEKTSKKKTGDKGS is encoded by the exons ATGTACAGGAGCAGCTTCCTCCGCGAGGTGCGCAAGGAGAAGTATGAGCGGTCAGATGCCTACGATGAGCTGCGAGGCTCCCCAGAATTTGACAGTTTGGCCCAAGCCCGGGGCCTGGAGAACCTGCAGGAGCTCAATGAGCGCTTTGCCAGCTACATCAACCGGGCGCGTGTGCTGGAGCAGCGCAACACCATCCTGCGCAAGCAGCTGGAGACCTTCCAGCGCATGGACGagctggtgggcttggacgaaGCCTTCGCCGGGCAGATTGAGTTCAACCGCCAGCGAATGCGGGAGCTGGCATCTGACCGAGCCAAGCTGGAGCGGGAGGAGAAGGATGCTCAGCGCATGCTTGATGAGTACCGCAACAA GTATAGAAATGAACGTGAATATCAGCAGAAGCTAAAAGAAACCCTTGAACGCCTTAATAAG GAAGCTGATGAAGCACTGCTGTGTAACCTGGAGCTGCAGATTGAGTCCCAGTTCCTGCAGGATGACATTAATGCCACAAAGGACAGATACAAGAAG AATCTTATGGAAATCCAGACCTATGTCAATGTTTTGCAGCAGATCATCCAGACAACACCTCGCGTGTCCCCTATAACCACTGGCATATGTGAG GAAAAACTGATAGCAGAGAGGAGGATCCCTGttctgcagagccagctggagGAATACAAGAGCATCCTCTGCCAGCTACAGGCGCAGAAATACAAACTGCAGACAGAG ACAACCATGCTGGAGCAAGCGATTAAAAACACCCAGGAGAGTTATGACGATGAAATTCAGCTTTACAATGAGCAgattgaaaaccttaggaaggGGATAGAGGAGGCCGAGAGAACCTTGGAGAAGTACACGACCGACTGCCGCCAGCTGGTGATCTACCAGCAGTCCCTGGAGAACGAGCTGGAACGGTACAAACGTATCATCGAGAACGAGGACAGCCG GTTAAACTCCGCTATAGCAGGAACGCCAGTCACACTCTTCACGCAGATCTATAGGCCTGTCCAGCCTCCAGCTTCGAGGGGAAGAG ATATCACCCAGGCTGTGCAAGACATTGCCAGTGTAAAGCCCAGACAAAAAGCTCTGACAAAGAAAATTGCCAGGAAAAAGGAGCTGATGTCTAAAGACATAACTGACGGTCTCTCGCCTGAAAGAATGTATGAAAGAACTCTCGAAGGTTTTGACCAAGATCCGCTGGAGTTTAGGCATGAAGGCTCAGTCACATGTGAATCCAGGCAGGAAGGATTAGAACTCGAAAAAGAAGCAGGCCCAGAGGACGTACCTGATGGAGCCCGCATAAGTAAAGCCTTCGATAAATTGTGTAACATtgtgagggagaaaataagagtCTGCAAGAGACCAGAGCCTAAACCTGATACCCATCCTAAGGGGCGTTACGTGCTGGTGACAGGGGAGGAAGGCTATGAAGAACCTTGCATCCTGGCCCCTTCCATCCCAGCTGGGGGAGGCATCACAGTTTCCACCGGCAACGGGAAGGTGATGAACGGTGGTGATGTGGAACCCATACCAGAGCTGCCAGAACCTGCTGAAccatcagaaaaagagaaaggggcTATCTATGAAAGGAGAGAAGAGTTTGAACTccaagaggaagagaaagaagatgtGCTTGAATGGGGcaaaaaagcaagaggaaaaattgAGCAAATCACAACGTATCCAGACATCTCTGAGCCTGAGACAGTTCCTTCCCCTGGTTTGGTAAGCCCAACTGAGCCAGGTGTCCTTCGAGAGGCAGAATATGACCGAGAAGATAAGCAGGGCCTTTTATTCAGGGAAGCAGGCTTGCCTGGCTCAATGAGCTATGAGAAGGTGGAGGTGGTAGAGTCCATTGAGAAGTTTTCAGATGACAGGATTCAGACGTACGAAGAGACAGCGATGATTGTGGAGACAATGATAGAGAAGacaagcaagaagaaaacaggtgaCAAAGGCTCTTAA